The genomic DNA tATAGAgacctaacccatctggacaagaggaataccgatGTATGCTGAGCTgtatgactacagctcagcatttaacaccatagtaccctccaaacccgtcattaagcttgagaccctgggtctcgaccccgccctgtccaactgggtcctggactttctgacgggccgcccccaggtggtgagggtaggaaataacatctccaccccgctgattctcaacactggtgccccacaagggtgcgttctcagccccctcctagtaccccctgttcacccatgactgcgtggccatgcacgcctccaactccatcatcaagttgcagacgacactacagtggtaggcttgattaccaataaTGATGacatggcctacagggaggaggtgagggccctcggagtgtggtgtcagaaaaataacctcacactcaacgttaacaaaacaaaggagatgatcgtggacttcaggaaacagcagagggagcacccccctatccacatcgacgggacagtagtggagaaggtggaaagtgttaagttcctcggcatacacatcaaggacaaactgaaatggtccacccacacagacagcgtggtgaataAGGAGCAAcagcaggaggctgaagaaatttggcttttcaccaaaagcactcacaaacttttacagatgcacaattgagagcatcctgtcgggctgtaacaccgcctggtacggcaactgttccGTCCATAATTGCAAGGCtatccagagggtagtgaggtctgcacagcgcatcaccgggggcaaactacctgccctccaaaaCACCCataccacccgatgtcacaggaaggccaaaaacatAATCAagtacaacaaccacccgagccactgcctgttcaccccgctatcatccagaaggcaaggtccgtacaggtgcatcaaagctgtgaacgagagactgaaaaacagcttctatctcaaggccatcagactgttaaacagccatcactaacactaacactgcTTTAATTATGAAAAAagtgatgtaataaatgtatcactagccactttaaacaatgccactttatatattgtttacataccctacattactcatctcatatgtatatactgtactctataccatctactgcatcttgcctatgccgttcggccattgctcatccatatatttatatgtacatattcgtattcactcctttacacttgtgtgtataaggtagttgttgtgaaattgttagattacttgttagatattactgcatggtcggaactagaagcacaagcatttcgcaaaaCTCAcattaacgtctgctaaccatgtgtatgtgaccaatacaatttgatttgatttgaactcacTCAgatgcttcgctatatcacatttgacattgtgtGTAAACTTCAGTTCatttacacacaaaaaaatcatacaatgatggaaagacccgtgtgttgtccttgttaatgcagacagagaagagctcaaacttcttaatcatagcctcaattttaatcctagattcagatcactcaggcaagaaaaaacatcacccagataggccagtcgtgtgagaaactcgtcatcatgcaagcggtcagacaagtgaaaattatggtcagtaaagacaacttaaagctcgtctctcaatttaaaaaaaacatgtcaatactttgcccttTGATAACCAGTGCACTTCTTCTGTATGTTGTCACTATGGTCGCTGCCcttatcattgcatagtgcagaaaaatacacaagagttcaggggccttgctttaacaaagttaaccatttccactgtagtgtccaaaatgtctttcaagctgtcaggcattcctttggcagcaagaACCTCtctgtggatgctgcagtgtacccaagtgtcGTCTGGAGCAACTACTTGCGcgcacgttaccactccactatgtctccctgtcatggcttagcgccatcagtacagatacaaacacatcttgaccaccaaagtccatttgatgtcacaaagctgtccagtaacTAAAAAATATCCTCTCCCGTTTCCAGTGGTTTTCAGAAGAGGATgccttccttaattgaccccccataaacataacagacatataccaggagctgtgcaaGGTCccccacgtctgttgactcatccagatgtaatgcatataattcactggcttgtatgcaaagcagtaattgtttcaaaacgtgtcctgccatgtcactgatgcatcgtgaaacagtgttgtttgatggagCCATGGTCTGTATAGTTTTtggggccttttcccccagcattgtcccagccatatctgctgcagcaggaagaattaagtcctccacaatagtatggggcttgcctatcctagccacttggtagctcaccatataagacacttctagccccttcttattaatggtatctgttgcttttatacgtCTTACTACTTGAAAGTcatcttaattctcgctcaaaaaactcccgtggcttatttttcaaattgggatgttgtgtttctaaatgtctgcagaAGAGTGAAGGTTTCGTCAaattgtgagatagtacttttgcacatataacacactgtggctgaggaaaggcactactcccaatataagaaaaccccaaatcaatgtagttcccATCATATTTGcccctcttcgatggtccaacgtcgctgtctgttgttcggtgctttcccaggtacatacggaccgttagtggaattcccgcgagagagtaacagttaatgtgattggatatTAATTATTTGACtgggctacctgtatttgacattgtgttgttatttcgatgaacactagatggttgaatttgatttttggcagtgaaactgggctactcaggcaagaaaaaacctcacccaaatgtatagtcCCGTTGggaaatataaatggactgtttgaaaatgtgaagatttttatttttattttttaataatttcAAAAAatatgaatcacatttttatttggcttaCCCCCAACGCCATTGTGCAtacccccagtttgggaatacctgctctaAATAAAGGTGTTGGTTCAACACGCCTGACTCTCCTCAACACCCTCTGCTGTGTGCAGTGAGATGGTTGTTATAACTTCTTTAAGCTTTAGgtttgaaggaagttagaggtagtttcacaaGGCAATTAACTCGCTAGCACAATGattggaagtctatgggtatctgctagcatgctacttctaacttccttcatactggacacagagacataaaaatggtatccacaagttcatctgactctgggaaagtagataaagggcgacattgccaaaatcccgaagtatccctttaaccacCATTTTGTCATGCAAGTGACTGTTTCAAATGTAAGATCATATCATCAGCTAGCCTGTTACTCCCAGTAATGTATATTTGCTGAGCTCATATTTGTCTCCTCTGCTAGGTCAGACGGTTTTCTTGGTTAGgtcacataatataataataataatatatgccatttagcagacgcttttatccaaagcgacttacagtcatgtgtgcatacattctacatatgggtggtcccgggaatcgaacccactaccctggcgttacaagcgccatgctctaccaactgtgctacagaaggacctagaAAACATCTATCATACATACTGCACTGCCGACACAGAACACCTCTGGCCACATGTCGCTGTTGTTGGCCACATTGATCCCCCTGACAAGGTTGGGCAGGCCCAGCCAGATGGATGACCTCACTATGATACCTGGAGGAGACAAACACAACAAGACCTCTCAAAACATCTGACCATCTTATAAAGATCTGTTTTGCAGGATGTCAATGAGGGGGGCTCCCGAGTAGCGCTGcatatcagtgctagaggcgtcactacagaccctggttcgattccaggctatatcacaatcacaattgtgtgtgtatctgttgCTCCTCCACATACACATTCTACTCTCAGTCCATGTGTAATGATTGCAGTGAGACCCCCAGGCCTGTTATAAAATCAAGCTAGTAGGCTAACAATCCATTCTTTGACTGATGATATGTGAGACCTATTGGCCTGCAAAATGCCAATTGTATAAATTGTATTTCACTAGCTACAATATCTGGTTCCATTGTCATAAGCTGTGATTAACAATCTAATATTGTACAGTAAAGTAGAGGAACACAATTACAAACGTGGTGTATGCCTACAACTTTGATTAAATTCTCCATTGTATCGACAGTGACGCGCAAGGTGTTCATGAAAAGTAACGGGACATAGCCTTACCTGCACATCCCAGTATATCACATATGCTGATGATAAACAATATTCTCCACGAAGACGCTGGTTTGGGAAGAGGGTACTGTCCAAGGCGCCCGTAACCCCTACGTTTGGGCAAAATTTGTAAAATAGAAAATATCAAACTTAAAGTTGCGCTACCGATGCAAATGGCGCCAAAGAAGAGGGGCTGAAAAGTAATGACAAATTCGGTCGATGCGTCTCGGTTTGGGCAGCAGAACGTCTCCAGCCTTGGGGATGCCATCATGGACTCGATGGAAAGAAGTAGGCTACGGTGTCAGGGGAGAACAGAAAGGAAAATTCATTAATTTAGTCCGTGGCATGAGGTCTGTTTCAAGTGAAAATCACGGGTTGAATCATCATGTGCTTCTATTTAATCCTTCCACTCAGGGTTTAACTGCCCCACATTGGTAAGAGGCCACATAAGAACGGTGCTCAACATTTGTAGTAAAAAGGCTTAGGCTACTTTTTGTTGTAAAATGTTTCCACAAAATTGTCCATGCCTCTATAATATTAAGTATAAATTGCACTATGAGTGTGAGAAAACGTGGAAATGTGTGTTCAGGAAAATACTGAATCATACCTTTAATAAATAGCAGATGCTGTAGTCCTAGTGGAAAATATGAATTGCACAGTATGCAAACTTTTACCAATTGTACAAGAACATGTGATACTATGCAGTTGTTTGGAGTGGTTTGAATGTATGTAGGCTACATTAGGAAGTTGAAATAGAGTAACAAAGTTACTAAGCCCTACCCTGTCCAGACAGATCATTTATGAATAGCCTACTGTGCAGCACCTGACCTGAGTAGCTAGAGGAGCTGCTACATTCCAGCTCTAAGAACCCGAAAAGCAGGTGAACCATTGTAGAAATGATTTGTGGATCAATGGAGCTATGAATATGCATTGATTACAAAGAGGACATTCAGTGGGTTTATACAGTGGTATTCTAATCCATGCACCTTCACTGACAAGGCACAAAGTAATGTGTGTTTTAATTTTACAGTGGCAGGGATTATATCAACATCATAGTGAATTGATGTTTGCAGCTCTcgcttctctttccttctctctcaatGAACAAACCTAACTGCTGCTGACATCTGGTGGTGGATAAAATAACTTATGTAGAGAATGTTTTCATTAGAGAATCACGTTGCACCCATGAAGAATGTATGTCACAGAATGTGCATGCTAAGGAGTGCCTTGCCATGTTTTCTCACTGTCAAATGTTTGCCTCGATAATGTCAATGTGGGGTAGCAATTCTGGGGTATATAAAAATCAACTAATTTATGTGGATGATTAGTTTATTCTCAGGGCGGATCTCATGGCGAACCGGATGCTAGTTTATCTATGCCAGACAATGCAGTAAGTAAGTCTTTCTGGCGTGTTTCCTCTGTAAGACAACAGCTTATCCTCCAAATGGAAAAAGTAGGGAGCATAAACTGGTTTCTGGCAAATTCCTGTGAGCCTGGAATTTCTCCTTGTAAAGTTTAGGCATTTCTAAGTCTATCAAGCCAGCTTTTTGAACTGAATTTATTTCCAAAAATGGATTGGATTTGTGGAAACTTGCATGTAAAGTCTGACTACAGCTGATGAATAACTAGGCATGGAAAAGTCCTCCACTTAAAGCATGGCTTTACAGTTTGTATCCAAGGAAAAAGTGTCAGTCACGGTGTTGACACATTACCCAAACTACAAAAACAAACGTGTACCTGCACATCTCCTATGTATCTTTCCAGCCCCCCCTCTATATTTCTTACTCTagccccctccttccctctaacccTCCCTGTTTAGCTCGAGGTGATGGGTGTGAACTGTCTGTGATGACAGTGTCAAGTTACAGATCTGCTCAACAGGATTCTACTCACTCTCTCTGCCCACAATTGGGTCTAATGAACACCATATGCACTGTAAAAACAAGCCCAGCAATGCATTCAAAACCACTTCCTGCAGGGCAGACTGAAGCTGAGGGGAAATGACATCACAGGCTTTAAGTTGGGAGGTGATGTCGAAATCACCCAAAAACAGTTCAGGAACAGACGGGTACAGATAAGTGTTGACACCAGCGACAGGTCGAAGTCCAGTTGCTGATGTTACAAAACCAATGGTGCAAGACAGACTACTAGACTCCCGTCTGATTTGGGGAACTCTCTAGGTCAACAATGAGACAGGCTACAGGACACAGCAGTGACAACCAGAGGAACAATGCTACCCAGACTGGATCAGTTGTTTTTCTCTCCAACCCTTTGATGAGTGGTGAGTAGACTGCTTGGTGAGATACAGTAAAAGTTTACACTTGTCTATATCTATGCTTTGGCCAATGAATGTCTGTATCTGTGAATGATCCTATGATTGTTGTTCTTCTCTTATAAGATATGGAGTCAGATTGGTCCCCCATTCATGATGCAGCCTACAATGGACGCGTTCTCACACTGAGAAACCTAATAGCTCAGGTAAGGAAGGCACACCCAGACCCACAGGGCACAGACAATTCAACGtttattccacgttggttcaatgtaatttcattgaaatgacatggaaacaatgtcgattcaaccagtgtgtgccctgTCTGTCCTTATTATGCACACTCATGCCTGCAGGCTTTAGTGTAACTGCTATTTGGTATTTCTGTTTGTAAAGTAACAATAGCCTTACCATTGTCTGCGGAATGGGGATGTAGATGGAATGCATCACTTAAGCACAGCATTATTCAAGGGACAGCTTAGCACACTGAACATTCAAAGCAATTTCAATATGGAGAAATGTCTGTCTATGGTTGGCAGAGGGAATAGGATTGGTTTTATATTTGTGTGTCATTTTTCAACCCTCTTCACAGGGAACGTGTGTCAACCTTGCCACTCAAGACAGAGTCTCTCCCCTTCATGGAGCATGTCTGCAGGGACACACTGACTGTGCCCAGTTACTGTTAGAAAATGGGGCAAATGTAAGTAAGGAATTTCACTCTAATCTGCACCATCTCTGAATTTGGCTGATTTTAAGACTCACAGCACAAAGTTGTATACATTATTTACATGATTCAATTTCAATGTAGAACAAGCGCAGGCCAAATACAGGCAGACCCCTCTGAATATGGGTTATAAATGTGTCTGTAGAGTTATTAGGTGATTAACCTCACTCGTTCCTTGTCACTTTAACATTACTAGCACAAATCTGTAGACAACAATCCCCCAACTGTACACTGAGTGAGTGTAAAGTCACATGTTTCAATAGCTACTGAATTGGAGTGTAACAATTTATTTAACTGTTGAATTTTCGTTTTTATAAAGCACTGAGTGAAAACAGaatatcaacaacatagctcaggcagtaggaagctctctcaaccatttatatgcagatgataccgGCTTATACTcagtagtcacctcatacaagtacttgggagtatggcttgACAGTACACTGTCCTCTCAGCACATATCCACGCTGCAAGCCacggttaaatctagacttggtttcctctatcgtaattgctcctctttcaccacagctgtgaaactaaccctgattcagatgaccatcctacccatgttagattacggagacgtaatttatagatcgacAGGTAAGGTTGCTCTCGAGTGGCttgatgttctttaccattcggctatcagatttgccaccaatgctccttataggacacatcactgcactctatactcctctgtaaactggtcatctctgtatacccgtcgcaagacacactggttgatgcttatttataaaaccctcttaagcCTCACTCCCCACATCTGAGATACCCACATTCAACCCTCATCTTCCACATACAACCCCGGTTCTggcagtcacattctgttaaaggtccccaaagcacacacatccctgggttgctcctTTTTCAGctcactgcagctagcgactggaacaagctgcaagaaacactcaaactggacagttttatcgcCATTTCAACATTCAACGACttaatcatggacactcttactgacacttgtggctgcttcacgtgatgtattgttgtctctatgcTTTTTGGCCTTCGTGCAGTTGTCTGTGCCTAACAATGTTTGTGCCATATTTGTGCAGCTACCATGTTTTGCTGCTACCGTGTCGTTGctcttggtaggccgtcattgtaaataagaagttattcttaactgacttgcatagttaaattaaggtaaaaaaatatatatacacggaacaaaaatataaacgcaacgtgcaattaaaaaaaatattgaaatcaatttaaataaataaattaggccctaatttatggatttcacatgactgggaatacagatatgcatctgttggtcagatacctttaaaaaagtaGGGGCATGAATCACAAAACCAGTCAGTATGtgatgtgaccaccattttcctcatgcagcacGGAACATCTCTTcagcatagagttgatcaggctgatgattgtggcctgtggaatgttgtcgccctctcctcttcaatggctgtgcgaagttgctggatattagctcgaactggaacacgctgtcatacacgtctatccagagcattccaaacatgctcaaggggtgacatgtctggtgagtaggcaggccatggaagaactgggacattttcagcttccaggaattctgtacagatccttgcgacatggggctgtgcatgatcatgctgaaacatgaggtgatggcggcggatgaatggcacgacaatgggcctcaggatctcgtcatggtatctctgtgcattcaaattgccatcgataaaatgcaattgtgatcattgtctgtagcttataacctgcccataccataaccccaccgccactatggggtactctgttcacaacgttgacatcaacaaaccgctcgcccacacgatgccCTGCCATCTGCCAATTACAGTTGTGACAGGggttcatccgtgaagagcacacttcttcagtatgccagtggccatccaagatgagcatttgcccactgaagttgtttacaatgccaaactgcagtcagcacgcagatgagcttccctgagatttTCTGACAATTTGTgaagaaattatttggttgtgcaaacccacactttcatcagctgtccaggtggctggtctcagatgatcccataggtgaagaagccggatgtggaggtcctgggctggcatggttacacgtggtctgcggttgaggccggttggacatactgccaaattctctacaacaacattggaggcggctaattcaattctctggcaacagctttggtggacattcctgcagtcagcatgccaattgcacattcAATACTTCAGAcaactgtggcattgtgttgtgtgacaaaactgcacattttagagtggccttctaTTGACCCCAGCACAAAGaacacttgtgtaatgatcatgctgtttaatcagcttcttgatatgccacacctgtcaggtggattgattatcttgggaaaggagaaatgttcactaacagggatgttaacaaatgtgtgcacatataaataagctttttgtgcgtatatataacatttctgagatcttttatttcagctcatgaaacatgggaccaacactttatacactgctcaaaaaaataaagggaacacttaaacaacacaatgtaactccaagtcaatcacacttctgtgaaatcaaactgtccacttaggaagcaacactgattgacaataaatgtcacatgctattgtgcaaatggaatagacaacaggtggaaattataggcatttagcaagacacccccaataaaggagtggttctgcaggtggggaccacagaccacttccaagttcctatgcttcctggctgatgttttggtcacttttgaatgctggcggtgctttcactctagtggtagcatgagacagagtctacaacccacacaagtggctcaggtagtgtagctcatccaggatggcacatcaatgcgagatgtggcaagaaggtttgctgtgtctgtcagcgtagtgcccagagcatggaggcgctaccaggagacaggccagtacatcaggagacgtggaggaggccgttggagggcaacaacccagcagcaggaccgctaccttcgcctttgtgcaaggaggagcaggaggagcactgccagagccctgcaaaatgacctccagcaggccacaaatgtgcatgtgtctgctcaaacagttagaaacagactccatgagggtggtatgagggcccgacgtccacaggtgggggttgtgcttacagcccaacaccgtgcaggacgtttggcatttgccagataacaccaagattggcaaattcgccactggcgccctgtgctcttcacagatgaaagcaggttcactcttcagcacatgtgacagacgtgacagtctggagacgccgtggagaacgttctgctgcctgcaacatcctccagcatgaccggtttggcggtgggttagtcatggtgtggggtggcatttctttggggggccgcacagccctccatgtgctcgccaaagttagcctgactgccattaggtacagagatgagatcctcagaccccttgtgagaccatatgctggtgcggttggccctgggttcctcctaatgcaagacaatgctagacctcatgtggctggagtgtgtcagcagttcttgcaagaggaaggcattgatgctatgcattgatgctatggaccaCAGACTGTCCAGCCTTTAGTCCAGGTCTGCCCGTTCCCCAcctcagacctgaatccaattgagcacatctgggacatcatgtctcagcctccagctccatccacagactgtccaggagttggcggatgctttagtccaggtctgggaggagatcccctcaggagaccatccgccacctcatcaggagcatgcccaggcgttgtaggggaggtcatacaggccttattattattcggctggtcatttatgaacatttgaacatcttgtcaGCACCTGGAGGCcaaacacactactgagcctcattttgacttgttttaaggacattacatcaaagttggatcagcctgtagtgtgtttTCCTGATgtactttaattttgagtgtgactcctgAATTCCAgaccagacctccatgggttgatcaatttgatttccattgataatttttgtgtgattttgttgtcagcacattcaactatgtaaagaaaaaagtatttaataagaatatttcattaattcagatctaggatgtgttattttagtgttccctttatttttttgagcagtgtatatctccATATAGGTGTGCAACTACCATTCCCAGACACACTAATATGCTTGGAATGTGACAACCAGTGGAGTGTTAACCTTCTCAGCAGGCTATCACCAGCAGTTATGTTGGTTTGTATAGGATGGTAGAGGTATCTGGCAAGATATATGTTGTTGTCTGCGGTACCAGGTGAATGTCCCCATGTTGGAGAAGACCACCCCTCTGTCAGAGGCCTGTGCCCGGGGTCACGTGGCCTGTGTGACCCTGCTCCTCCAGCACGGAGCCTCACCCCAGGGATCCAGCCTCTCAGCTTCCCCCATCCACGAGGCTGCAGCCAAAGGTCAGGGGTCACATTCTTAGCTTTTGTCAGCTTTTATCAAATAGAAAAAAGCACCATGAACTccatttgttgttgttgcagttatATGTTTTTGTAATAACAAGGAGCTATATCACTTTGTTAAACCAGTCAGATTTGATATTTTTTATGATAAAGTGTAATGAAATGTATCATTCCCCAGATTTAGATACAGTAAGCAGTTTTTCAAAGCAGATCCCACACACTGTTCTTTATCCACTGAATATATCTATGTCCAGGTCACCCAGAGTGCATAGAGTCTCTGGTTCATCACGGGGCAGATGTAGATCAGCACACTGACCAATCAGGCTCGCCACTCTACATTGCCTGCACAAATCAGCATCTGAGTACTGTGAGGAAACTGCTTCAGCTTGGTATGAAAATGTATTCTCTTTCGTTTGTTATTACGCAGAAAGGATGTATAGATAGATAATGtatagatagatagaatctgGACTAGACATTGACCAGGGTGCTTCTATCACACGGTGCTCAAATATGAGTTATTTACAGTTTACACTTGGCCTGCAGTATATGATACTCTCATTTGACATTTACGGTAGGCTACATACAAAAtccacacatttacacacaatatCCACACATATATCCTCTCTGTCAGGTGCTAGTGTGAACAGGAGTAAGGATGGGGACTCTCCTCTGCACGCGGCAGCCCGTCTGTCCAACCCTGAGCTGGTGTCTGTTCTCCTGGAGCACGGGGCTGACTGCAACTGCAGAGACACACAGGGCAAGCAGCCCCTGGACCTGGCCCCTCCCAACAGCCCCGTTGAGAAACTACTGGGCCAC from Oncorhynchus keta strain PuntledgeMale-10-30-2019 chromosome 7, Oket_V2, whole genome shotgun sequence includes the following:
- the LOC118386228 gene encoding ankyrin repeat and SOCS box protein 9-like → MRQATGHSSDNQRNNATQTGSVVFLSNPLMSDMESDWSPIHDAAYNGRVLTLRNLIAQGTCVNLATQDRVSPLHGACLQGHTDCAQLLLENGANVNVPMLEKTTPLSEACARGHVACVTLLLQHGASPQGSSLSASPIHEAAAKGHPECIESLVHHGADVDQHTDQSGSPLYIACTNQHLSTVRKLLQLGASVNRSKDGDSPLHAAARLSNPELVSVLLEHGADCNCRDTQGKQPLDLAPPNSPVEKLLGHRGGVSRLMQQCRLSIRKVLGKARLSSIHGLQIPTELKQYLLYQSDRKGILIK